One Tripterygium wilfordii isolate XIE 37 chromosome 10, ASM1340144v1, whole genome shotgun sequence DNA segment encodes these proteins:
- the LOC120007378 gene encoding subtilisin-like protease Glyma18g48580: MEPSTVKKVYIVYLGSHMHGKQPTSMDVDNAKNSHFELLGLSLKSNTKKAKDAIFYHYTRNINGFAAMLHEEEAIEIQKHPDVISVFQSNERKLQTTRSWGFLGLETKSGEVPRSSVWNKSRFGEDVIIANLDSGVWPQRASFRDEGYGPVPLRWKGRCEEDKTDNPIQCNKKLIGARYFSSAARARFGVEHTPDSCRDINGHGTHSLTIAGGNFAPRVNYQTYAYGNAKGGSPKARLAAYKVCWINCLEADILAGFDAAISDGVDVISVAIANFGPSEFFKDVISIGAFHAVKQGIVVVCSAGNSGPEPGRVDNVSPWIITVGASTIDRLPMNNLKGTSHHISSTSNISSTYGKAAFAYNDHVEYPNLQLEKVRAPIMADFSSRGPNMVQPAILKPDITAPGVDILAAYSAYPRAISGGEVFRIRNGTSVSCSHVTGIVGLIRALYPDWSPAAIKSAIMTSATKKDNTNAFIQNESQRNATPFDYGAGHVHPSRAADPGLVYDLTANDYLNFLCAHGYNQSIIRRFSDRPFTCPTFFSVANLNYPSLTIPDLQGRITVSRTVKNVGTPGKYSVIIEEPTGVSVYVNPRTLHFKETGEEKTFNVTLEVKADNNSSDYAFGYFTWLDGKHYVRSIIVVKLKL; encoded by the exons ATGGAACCATCCACTGTCAAAAAGGTTTACATTGTGTATTTGGGGTCACACATGCATGGTAAACAGCCAACATCTATGGATGTTGACAATGCCAAGAATTCTCATTTTGAGTTGCTGGGCCTCTCCTTGAAAAG TAACACAAAGAAAGCCAAAGATGCCATTTTCTACCACTATACCAGAAACATAAATGGCTTTGCTGCTATGCTTCACGAGGAAGAAGCAATAGAGATTCAGA AACATCCAGACGTTATCTCGGTTTTCCAGAGCAACGAAAGAAAATTGCAAACGACCCGGTCATGGGGTTTCCTTGGACTAGAGACGAAAAGTGGAGAAGTTCCAAGGAGCTCAGTTTGGAACAAGTCAAGGTTTGGCGAAGATGTCATCATCGCAAATCTTGATAGTG GTGTTTGGCCACAGCGAGCGAGCTTCCGTGATGAAGGATATGGACCAGTGCCGCTGAGATGGAAAGGTCGCTGTGAGGAGGACAAGACAGATAATCCAATCCAATGCAATAA GAAGTTGATAGGAGCTAGGTATTTTAGCAGTGCTGCGAGAGCAAGATTTGGAGTGGAACATACCCCTGATAGTTGTCGGGATATCAATGGCCATGGAACCCACTCATTAACGATAGCAGGGGGAAACTTTGCGCCTCGTGTAAATTATCAAACTTACGCATATGGAAATGCAAAGGGGGGCTCGCCAAAAGCCCGCCTCGCTGCTTACAAGGTGTGTTGGATAAATTGCCTGGAGGCGGACATCTTGGCTGGCTTTGATGCTGCCATAAGTGATGGGGTCGATGTTATTTCAGTGGCAATTGCTAATTTTGGCCCATCGGAGTTTTTTAAGGATGTGATATCAATCGGTGCCTTCCATGCCGTTAAACAAGGCATAGTTGTGGTTTGTTCTGCGGGCAACTCAGGACCAGAGCCAGGGAGAGTTGACAATGTGTCTCCTTGGATAATCACAGTTGGTGCAAGCACAATTGATCGTTTGCCTATGAACAACCTCAAG GGAACATCACATCATATCTCCTCCACTTCAAATATTAGTTCAACATATGGTAAAGCTGCCTTTGCTTATAACGACCATGTCGA ATATCCAAACCTACAATTGGAAAAAGTGCGAGCTCCTATAATGGCTGATTTCTCATCTAGGGGACCCAACATGGTTCAGCCAGCCATTCTCAAG CCGGATATCACTGCACCAGGAGTCGACATACTTGCTGCTTATTCTGCATATCCAAGAGCTATATCTGGTGGAGAAGTTTTCAGGATAAGAAATGGAACTTCAGTATCATGCTCTCATGTCACTGGCATAGTGGGCCTTATTAGAGCACTCTATCCAGATTGGAGTCCAGCTGCTATCAAATCTGCTATCATGACATCTG CAACAAAAAAAGACAACACCAATGCGTTTATACAGAATGAATCACAGAGAAATGCAACTCCGTTTGACTACGGGGCAGGACATGTTCATCCAAGCCGTGCTGCTGATCCAGgtcttgtttatgacttgactGCTAATGACTACCTAAACTTTCTATGTGCACATGGCTACAATCAAAGCATTATCAGGAGATTTTCTGATAGGCCTTTCACGTGTCCCACGTTCTTTAGTGTTGCAAACTTGAATTATCCATCACTAACAATTCCAGATTTGCAAGGTCGAATTACCGTATCAAGAACGGTGAAGAATGTTGGTACTCCAGGAAAATATAGTGTGATTATTGAAGAGCCAACAGGAGTGTCAGTTTATGTTAATCCAAGGACACTTCATTTCAAGGAAACAGGAGAAGAAAAGACATTCAATGTTACTCTGGAGGTCAAGGCTGATAATAATTCTTCAGACTATGCGTTCGGATACTTCACGTGGCTTGATGGCAAACATTACGTGAGAAGTATTATTGTAGTGAAGCTGAAGCTGTAG